From a single Persephonella sp. genomic region:
- a CDS encoding Uma2 family endonuclease yields the protein MATTVKKELKNKKKPRKKVPRALIYEMRKGSPIYYRDYDKVLKGELSLEAVMGSSGLQAWLIDIIITFLKSVLDKSKYIILTNEVGYKFAPRSWYNLDIAIWEKDKVKPYLTQDKLIPVAPEVVIEIDTKADLRKFENPQDYFHRKTQDLLDSGVKKVIWIFTKDKKIWIAENKKPWLIVDFDYEVPVMDKIKFNLKKLIEEEGQNV from the coding sequence AAAAATAAGAAAAAACCAAGGAAGAAAGTTCCCAGAGCCCTTATATACGAAATGAGGAAGGGCTCACCTATTTATTATAGGGACTATGATAAAGTTCTAAAGGGGGAGCTTTCATTAGAGGCGGTCATGGGGAGTAGCGGATTACAAGCATGGTTAATTGACATCATAATTACTTTTTTAAAATCTGTTTTAGACAAAAGCAAGTATATTATCCTGACAAATGAAGTTGGCTATAAGTTTGCTCCACGTAGCTGGTATAACCTTGATATAGCCATCTGGGAAAAAGATAAAGTTAAACCATATCTTACACAGGACAAACTTATCCCTGTAGCCCCTGAAGTTGTGATAGAAATTGATACTAAGGCTGACCTTAGGAAATTTGAAAATCCCCAGGACTATTTTCATAGAAAAACTCAAGATTTGTTAGATAGCGGAGTAAAAAAAGTTATCTGGATATTTACCAAAGACAAAAAAATCTGGATAGCAGAAAACAAAAAACCATGGCTTATAGTAGATTTTGATTATGAAGTTCCTGTGATGGATAAAATTAAGTTTAATCTTAAAAAATTAATAGAAGAGGAAGGACAAAATGTCTGA
- a CDS encoding Fe-S-containing hydro-lyase, whose translation MSEVKRITTPLTDEIIEDLRAGDRVLLSGYVYTARDAAHKRMLEEYEKTGKLPFDVKGQVIYYVGPTPPKPGQVIGSAGPTTAYRMDKYTPKLHELGLEGTIGKGWRGPEVKEALKKYKAVYFAAYGGTAALLSKHIKSVEIIAYEDLGPEAIRKLYFEDFPVIVANDIYGGDVFEEGQKKFRKLEIDP comes from the coding sequence ATGTCTGAAGTAAAAAGAATAACAACACCTCTAACAGATGAAATCATTGAAGACCTCAGGGCAGGAGATAGAGTTTTACTTTCAGGATATGTTTATACAGCAAGAGATGCTGCCCACAAAAGAATGTTAGAAGAATATGAAAAAACAGGGAAACTTCCTTTTGATGTAAAAGGTCAGGTTATTTATTATGTTGGTCCAACCCCTCCAAAGCCTGGACAGGTTATAGGCTCTGCAGGACCAACCACAGCTTATAGAATGGATAAATATACTCCCAAATTACACGAACTTGGGCTTGAAGGAACAATAGGGAAAGGATGGAGAGGGCCAGAGGTTAAGGAAGCACTAAAAAAATACAAAGCTGTGTATTTCGCCGCCTATGGAGGGACGGCGGCACTTTTATCAAAACATATCAAAAGTGTTGAGATAATAGCCTACGAAGATTTAGGCCCTGAAGCTATAAGAAAACTTTATTTTGAGGACTTTCCAGTAATTGTTGCAAATGATATTTACGGTGGTGACGTTTTTGAAGAAGGTCAGAAA